A region of Photobacterium sanguinicancri DNA encodes the following proteins:
- the flgC gene encoding flagellar basal body rod protein FlgC produces the protein MSFSSIYDIAGSAMTAQSVRLNTVASNIANADVVSGSERDGYRAKRPVFSSVMVDMNDPNAGTRVRIDDVIESDEPLRRRYEPNHPEANKQGYVFHSTVNVVEEMADMMAASRSFETNVDVMSRARSMQQSILRLGQTS, from the coding sequence ATGTCTTTTTCATCTATTTATGACATTGCAGGCTCTGCAATGACAGCGCAAAGCGTTCGTTTGAATACGGTCGCCAGTAACATTGCGAATGCCGATGTCGTGTCTGGTTCAGAACGTGACGGCTACCGCGCTAAGCGCCCAGTATTTTCTTCCGTCATGGTTGATATGAACGATCCTAATGCTGGCACTCGTGTGCGTATTGATGACGTTATTGAAAGTGATGAACCACTGCGTCGTCGCTACGAACCGAATCACCCTGAAGCAAACAAACAAGGGTATGTCTTCCATTCAACCGTCAATGTGGTTGAAGAAATGGCTGACATGATGGCTGCTTCGCGCAGTTTTGAAACCAATGTTGATGTAATGAGTCGAGCACGCAGTATGCAGCAAAGCATTCTTCGTCTTGGTCAAACAAGCTAA
- a CDS encoding FliG C-terminal domain-containing protein, protein MQTNNNNQGIEQAAILLLSMGEEAAANVLQQLDREQVRQLSIAMASIPAVKKDQAEGVFQRFFQDFKRESGISGASRSYLERTLNKALGQSLSQPLLDAIYGDSLKHNLQRLQWLEPAKLAELISGEHPQMQAVFLAYLEPDVATGLLAKLPQDNLDELLYRLANLKEIHPDMMQEVHVLLEKFLSQVGQQNSTLIDGTQKAGDIINRLQGDQSLKVMTGLKEIDPELVAQLESQMYNFSILVRQTEDTLERLVEEVDQDLLATALKGADEELLAKVFATMPKRAAQYLREAMEGKGRVRVSAVEEARNQLVQILRQLADAGEIELQLFSEPVVE, encoded by the coding sequence ATGCAGACGAATAATAACAACCAAGGCATCGAGCAAGCCGCAATTTTATTGCTAAGCATGGGGGAGGAAGCTGCAGCTAACGTATTGCAGCAACTCGATCGTGAGCAAGTGCGCCAATTATCGATTGCTATGGCAAGTATTCCGGCCGTGAAAAAAGATCAAGCGGAAGGTGTGTTCCAACGTTTCTTCCAAGATTTTAAACGTGAATCAGGTATTTCAGGTGCTTCTCGTAGCTACCTAGAACGTACGTTGAATAAAGCGCTGGGGCAGTCATTGTCTCAGCCGCTGTTAGATGCGATTTACGGTGACTCGCTGAAACATAACTTGCAGCGTTTACAGTGGTTAGAGCCAGCCAAATTAGCCGAACTTATTTCAGGTGAACACCCGCAGATGCAAGCGGTGTTCTTAGCGTACCTTGAGCCTGACGTGGCAACTGGGCTGTTGGCGAAACTGCCACAAGATAACCTTGATGAATTGCTCTATCGCTTAGCGAACTTAAAAGAAATTCACCCAGACATGATGCAAGAAGTGCACGTGTTATTGGAGAAATTCTTATCGCAGGTCGGTCAGCAAAATAGCACCCTGATTGATGGTACTCAAAAAGCCGGTGACATCATTAATCGTCTGCAAGGTGATCAGAGCCTAAAAGTCATGACAGGGCTGAAAGAGATTGACCCTGAGTTAGTCGCCCAGCTCGAATCGCAAATGTACAACTTCAGTATTTTGGTTCGCCAAACGGAAGATACCCTTGAGCGCTTGGTTGAAGAAGTGGATCAAGATCTACTCGCAACCGCACTTAAAGGTGCCGATGAAGAGCTACTGGCTAAAGTATTTGCCACTATGCCTAAACGTGCTGCCCAGTACTTGCGTGAAGCGATGGAAGGTAAAGGCCGTGTGCGTGTGAGCGCAGTGGAAGAGGCACGTAACCAGCTGGTACAAATACTGCGCCAACTGGCTGATGCTGGTGAGATTGAATTGCAGCTCTTTAGTGAACCTGTGGTGGAATAG
- the flgH gene encoding flagellar basal body L-ring protein FlgH, producing MMRIIFLLAALVMTGCAPVSSVVDRQPPEEVPYTNYPTFTPDKDGSLFNASYGMALFQDRRAFRTGDILTVVLDEQTRSSKKAGTSFGKESNTGISVPTIAGATYPKGEFSLKGDRDFKGASSSSQQNSLSGSITVLVSEVMPNGVLRVRGEKWLKLNQGDEYIRLSGLARVDDIDGSNRISSQRLGDARITYSGRGTLADANEAGWLSRFFNSSWFPI from the coding sequence ATGATGCGCATTATTTTTCTTTTGGCTGCATTGGTGATGACAGGGTGTGCCCCTGTCTCAAGTGTAGTTGACCGTCAGCCACCGGAAGAGGTGCCATACACCAACTATCCAACATTTACGCCAGACAAAGATGGCAGTTTGTTCAATGCCAGCTACGGCATGGCGTTATTTCAAGATCGCCGTGCGTTTCGTACCGGCGATATTTTAACCGTGGTGTTGGATGAGCAAACGCGCTCAAGTAAAAAAGCGGGTACTTCATTTGGTAAAGAAAGTAATACCGGCATCAGCGTCCCAACCATTGCAGGTGCAACTTACCCGAAAGGCGAGTTTTCACTAAAAGGTGATCGTGACTTTAAAGGGGCGTCATCAAGCTCACAGCAAAACTCGTTAAGCGGCAGCATTACCGTATTGGTATCAGAAGTGATGCCAAATGGCGTGTTACGTGTACGTGGTGAAAAGTGGCTCAAGCTTAATCAAGGTGACGAATACATTCGCTTGTCTGGTTTAGCGCGAGTAGATGATATCGATGGCTCTAACCGCATTTCATCTCAACGTCTGGGTGATGCGCGGATTACCTATTCTGGTCGAGGCACATTGGCTGATGCGAATGAAGCGGGCTGGCTTTCTCGATTCTTTAACAGTTCATGGTTCCCAATCTAA
- a CDS encoding flagellar protein FlgN, whose translation MSDTSSLVKTLLNELNQDVAHYQQLVAQLKQQHVLLVNRDNQALIGHNQQLQSLMALLNQHATNRHAILTRLGVTADNDGMQKLLKKLPQQVQQKGMMLWQKLYEQTLACQDLNNTNGRLLAQQKQLIDRLLKPEQQYCYGPGE comes from the coding sequence ATGAGCGACACCAGTAGCTTGGTTAAAACCTTGCTCAATGAACTGAACCAAGATGTTGCCCACTATCAACAATTAGTGGCTCAACTAAAGCAACAACATGTGCTGTTGGTTAATCGCGATAACCAAGCGCTGATCGGCCACAATCAACAGTTACAATCCTTGATGGCATTGTTAAACCAGCACGCGACGAATCGCCATGCTATTTTAACCCGATTAGGCGTAACCGCAGATAATGACGGTATGCAGAAGCTATTGAAGAAACTGCCACAACAAGTGCAGCAAAAAGGCATGATGTTATGGCAAAAACTGTATGAGCAAACATTGGCCTGCCAAGACCTAAATAATACCAATGGGCGTTTATTAGCGCAGCAAAAGCAGTTGATTGATCGGTTACTCAAACCCGAGCAACAATACTGCTATGGCCCCGGCGAGTAA
- the fliH gene encoding flagellar assembly protein FliH — MMKKNQPSNVMHPQLGQYRPYHFPPLMQPEEDDLFGDETTGSYQDEFHNGFQDGQQKGHEQGYQEGVAQGLQAGHEQGLEQGRQQGVREGVAQVQQQMGSTAASVDHLMQQIQQVFQQHVRQQSEMICDLVQKVARQVIRAELTLKPGQMVHLIEETLAQMPEQKPDLVIYLNPQDCQRLVELVPEQVASWTLQPDDTLAIGSCRVTSSESEAFADSEERLETCMDSIRDSLLSDA, encoded by the coding sequence ATGATGAAAAAGAATCAGCCGAGCAATGTTATGCATCCTCAGCTTGGTCAATATCGGCCTTATCATTTTCCGCCCTTGATGCAGCCAGAAGAAGATGATTTGTTTGGTGATGAAACAACGGGCTCATACCAAGATGAATTTCATAATGGCTTCCAAGATGGCCAGCAAAAAGGCCATGAGCAGGGTTACCAAGAAGGTGTCGCGCAAGGGCTACAAGCGGGACACGAGCAAGGATTAGAGCAAGGTCGCCAACAAGGTGTTCGTGAAGGTGTTGCGCAGGTTCAACAACAAATGGGGAGCACTGCAGCATCGGTTGATCATTTAATGCAGCAGATCCAGCAAGTGTTCCAGCAACATGTACGTCAGCAAAGTGAAATGATCTGTGACTTGGTACAGAAGGTCGCGCGCCAAGTGATCCGTGCTGAACTGACACTGAAGCCAGGTCAGATGGTGCACTTGATTGAAGAAACCCTCGCACAAATGCCAGAGCAAAAACCGGATTTAGTGATTTATCTAAACCCGCAAGATTGCCAGCGTTTGGTTGAGTTGGTGCCAGAGCAAGTGGCAAGTTGGACACTACAGCCAGACGACACGTTGGCGATTGGTAGTTGTCGCGTGACCAGTAGTGAGTCAGAAGCTTTTGCTGATAGTGAAGAGCGGTTAGAAACCTGTATGGATTCGATTCGAGATAGTTTACTAAGCGATGCGTGA
- a CDS encoding flagellar basal body rod protein FlgF → MDKLLFTAMSGASRVMMAQQVHANNLANVNTTGFRTDIEQADSIKVKGQGYDTRALVAARAGGSDFSAGTLQHTDNPLDVSVRGEGFFAVEAGENDEAYTRAGNFTLSPGGQLMLGERPVMGTGGAISIPEYEQLSIGSDGTISIVPQGGGLIQEVGQLKLVKPENNQLRKSEDGLFRVVGGGGQAEADDTVTVASGYLESSNVNAIDALVNNISLARNFELQVKMMKTAEQLATAGNRLVRGS, encoded by the coding sequence ATGGATAAATTATTGTTCACTGCAATGTCAGGCGCTAGCCGCGTGATGATGGCGCAGCAGGTACACGCGAATAACCTCGCTAACGTGAATACCACGGGTTTTCGTACCGATATCGAACAGGCTGACAGCATTAAAGTGAAGGGCCAAGGCTACGACACACGCGCCTTAGTCGCTGCGCGTGCGGGTGGTTCTGATTTTTCAGCAGGCACGTTGCAACACACTGACAACCCGTTAGATGTCTCGGTTCGTGGCGAAGGTTTCTTTGCGGTAGAAGCGGGTGAAAATGACGAAGCTTATACCCGTGCGGGTAACTTCACGTTAAGTCCGGGTGGCCAACTAATGTTGGGTGAACGGCCTGTTATGGGCACCGGTGGCGCGATCTCTATCCCTGAGTATGAGCAGCTAAGTATTGGTTCAGATGGCACTATTTCAATTGTGCCGCAGGGTGGCGGTTTGATCCAAGAAGTGGGTCAACTCAAGCTGGTTAAGCCTGAAAACAATCAACTGCGTAAAAGCGAAGATGGTTTATTCCGTGTTGTTGGCGGCGGTGGTCAAGCTGAGGCGGATGATACCGTGACCGTTGCTTCTGGTTACCTTGAAAGCAGCAACGTAAATGCCATTGATGCGTTAGTGAATAACATATCCCTTGCTCGTAATTTCGAACTTCAAGTCAAAATGATGAAAACCGCAGAACAACTGGCCACGGCGGGTAATCGCTTAGTGCGTGGCAGTTAA
- the flgB gene encoding flagellar basal body rod protein FlgB, with protein sequence MAINFEDALGVHPNTLQFRTQRAKVLASNLANTDTPNFKARDISFQDAMNQVASDARSRHLGRRQTQQSHELLYRNPQQPAQDGNTVELGVEQAKFAGNAMDLETSLTFLNMKIRGLKQAINGQ encoded by the coding sequence ATGGCAATCAACTTCGAAGATGCGTTAGGGGTACACCCTAATACATTGCAGTTCCGAACACAACGCGCAAAGGTACTGGCAAGTAACTTAGCCAATACGGATACGCCAAATTTTAAAGCGCGTGATATTAGTTTTCAGGACGCAATGAACCAGGTCGCGAGTGACGCGCGTTCTCGGCATCTTGGTCGTCGTCAGACACAGCAATCGCATGAATTACTGTATCGCAATCCACAGCAGCCAGCACAAGATGGCAACACCGTTGAACTGGGCGTTGAACAAGCAAAATTTGCGGGTAACGCAATGGATCTTGAAACCAGCCTTACTTTTTTGAATATGAAAATTCGCGGTCTGAAGCAGGCCATTAACGGGCAATAA
- the fliI gene encoding flagellar protein export ATPase FliI: MRDLFQELNARLSSAVEQVPEVPVARTWGRLTRMAGLTLEAVGCRLCTGQRCMIETDHGTLVEAEVVGFDRQASVLMPIRHTTGLRPGSRVLPLHGDSKIDVGYSMLGRVLNGLGEPLDGKGAIHGEQRINLQGETINPLQRLPISTQLDVGVRAINGMLSVGKGQRMGLFAGSGVGKSVLLGMMTRNTTAEITVVGLIGERGREVREFIEHSLGPEGMKNAVVIASPADDPPLMRLRASILCHRIAEFFRDQGHDVLLLMDSLTRYAQAQREIALAVGEPPATKGYPPSVFSLLPQLVERAGNGATERGSITAFYTVLSEGDDQQDPIADAARAILDGHIVLNRELAEQGHYPAIDIEQSISRAMPQVVSPEQLKQAQQIKQRYARYRQIQDLIALGGYQPGQDPSLDIAVQQYPAICQFLQQGMQERVMLEETQHAMMQLT, from the coding sequence ATGCGTGATTTATTTCAAGAGCTGAATGCTCGCCTCAGTTCTGCGGTCGAACAGGTGCCAGAAGTACCTGTTGCTCGCACATGGGGGCGGTTAACCCGAATGGCGGGTTTGACCCTTGAAGCGGTGGGTTGCCGCTTATGTACCGGTCAACGCTGCATGATTGAAACTGATCACGGCACCTTAGTGGAAGCTGAAGTGGTGGGGTTTGACCGTCAAGCATCGGTACTGATGCCTATCCGTCATACCACAGGATTACGCCCAGGCAGCCGTGTTTTACCTTTGCATGGCGACAGTAAAATTGATGTCGGTTACAGCATGTTAGGCCGTGTGCTTAATGGGTTGGGTGAACCCTTGGATGGAAAAGGAGCGATCCATGGTGAACAGCGCATCAACTTGCAAGGTGAAACCATCAACCCTTTGCAGCGTTTACCTATTTCGACGCAGTTAGATGTCGGTGTACGTGCCATCAACGGTATGTTGAGTGTCGGTAAAGGTCAACGGATGGGCTTGTTCGCGGGGAGTGGTGTCGGTAAGAGTGTACTGTTAGGCATGATGACCCGTAACACCACTGCTGAAATTACAGTGGTTGGCTTGATTGGTGAACGTGGCCGTGAGGTACGTGAATTCATCGAGCACTCTTTGGGTCCAGAAGGCATGAAAAATGCCGTGGTGATTGCTTCACCAGCGGATGATCCACCTTTGATGCGCCTGCGTGCATCGATTTTGTGCCACCGCATTGCTGAATTTTTCCGTGATCAAGGCCATGACGTTTTACTACTGATGGATTCACTGACGCGTTACGCCCAAGCCCAGCGTGAAATCGCCTTGGCGGTGGGTGAGCCGCCTGCGACCAAAGGTTACCCGCCTTCGGTATTTAGCTTATTGCCGCAGTTGGTGGAGCGTGCCGGAAATGGCGCGACGGAGCGAGGCTCGATCACTGCGTTTTATACCGTGCTATCGGAAGGGGATGATCAACAAGATCCTATCGCCGATGCCGCCCGCGCTATTTTGGATGGACACATAGTGTTGAACCGTGAATTAGCGGAACAAGGGCATTACCCTGCGATTGATATCGAGCAATCGATCAGTCGTGCGATGCCACAAGTGGTGAGCCCTGAGCAGCTAAAACAAGCCCAGCAAATTAAACAACGCTATGCGCGTTATCGCCAAATCCAAGACTTGATTGCATTAGGTGGTTATCAGCCGGGGCAAGATCCGAGTCTTGATATAGCGGTTCAGCAATACCCTGCGATTTGTCAGTTTCTTCAGCAAGGCATGCAAGAGCGCGTGATGTTAGAAGAAACACAGCATGCCATGATGCAGTTAACGTAA
- the flgA gene encoding flagellar basal body P-ring formation chaperone FlgA has protein sequence MPYTNNSYVETNKRKYDFRAEIRPVFLMLGVLVSGGIFSTEVIASKADISTQAHQQIRSYLYRDVARFAGSIGSNDFRIDLDKSTLSDCDTPFEISRNKARPPTGKVTLTVECHHPKYWKSRVKAEVRVYQKIVVAKHTIERDQVLTANDFKRRRTDISYVRQGYFTTFNELDNQVSKRRITVGKIISPRMVEFAKWVERHQEVVIEARIGGMAARMKGVALESGSKGEQIKVKNSTSDKTILATVVGPKKVQTLF, from the coding sequence ATGCCTTACACAAATAATAGTTACGTTGAGACCAATAAGCGGAAGTATGACTTCCGAGCGGAAATCCGCCCCGTGTTTCTCATGCTTGGTGTACTCGTTTCTGGTGGGATATTCAGCACGGAAGTCATTGCAAGCAAAGCGGATATATCAACCCAAGCTCATCAACAAATTCGCAGCTATTTATATCGTGATGTTGCCCGTTTTGCGGGGAGTATTGGCAGTAATGATTTTCGCATCGATCTAGATAAATCAACCTTATCCGACTGTGATACCCCATTTGAAATTAGCCGAAATAAGGCACGTCCACCGACGGGAAAAGTCACACTCACGGTTGAATGCCACCATCCTAAATATTGGAAGTCACGCGTTAAAGCGGAAGTACGGGTTTACCAAAAAATCGTCGTCGCGAAACACACCATTGAGCGTGATCAAGTGCTAACCGCCAATGATTTTAAACGCCGTCGTACCGACATTTCTTATGTGCGACAGGGATATTTTACGACCTTCAACGAGTTGGATAATCAAGTCAGTAAACGCAGGATTACGGTAGGGAAAATCATTAGCCCACGTATGGTGGAGTTTGCAAAATGGGTTGAGCGCCATCAAGAAGTGGTGATCGAAGCAAGGATTGGGGGCATGGCGGCTAGAATGAAAGGCGTTGCGTTAGAATCGGGCAGTAAAGGGGAGCAAATAAAAGTGAAAAACAGCACATCCGATAAAACAATTTTAGCGACGGTTGTTGGCCCCAAAAAAGTACAAACCCTGTTTTAA
- the flgM gene encoding flagellar biosynthesis anti-sigma factor FlgM — protein MIGKIHNSVSLPVNADNRSHASKTASSTMTKQVELSSEVQSLQNAKADLQNTSDVDMDKVAKMKQLLQSGQATVDLDQLAGTMVDYYQGNQ, from the coding sequence ATGATTGGAAAAATTCACAACTCTGTATCGCTGCCTGTTAATGCAGACAACCGCTCACATGCGAGTAAAACAGCAAGCTCAACGATGACGAAGCAAGTCGAGTTAAGCAGTGAAGTACAGTCATTACAAAACGCGAAAGCCGATCTTCAAAACACCAGTGATGTTGATATGGATAAAGTCGCGAAAATGAAGCAATTACTGCAATCAGGTCAAGCGACAGTGGATCTTGATCAATTAGCAGGAACGATGGTTGATTATTACCAAGGCAATCAATAA
- a CDS encoding flagellar hook assembly protein FlgD translates to MSLPQINTAGQYNRAATQNAEPQVTSNGQKDMTPTSNEFLTMMVAQVQNQNPLNPTDGTEYLTQLGMMSAVSSLEGVKQGMMNMNIGMTNLEMLQATNLVGKKVLMDVKGDLDVAEGQKINGRVQFDKPVDSATVVVYDDKGKEVDKIKLGAQGKGMAEFEIDGDDLGKGSYSFKVVAESGEQAWEQNIMIAAEVESVNIPADGGAVLLSLAGVGKMSMFDMREITA, encoded by the coding sequence ATGAGCCTACCGCAAATTAATACTGCTGGTCAGTACAACCGTGCAGCTACGCAAAATGCTGAACCACAAGTGACCAGTAACGGCCAAAAAGATATGACGCCAACCAGCAATGAGTTTTTGACCATGATGGTGGCACAGGTGCAAAACCAGAACCCACTTAATCCGACGGATGGTACCGAGTACTTGACGCAATTGGGCATGATGTCTGCTGTTTCCAGTTTGGAAGGGGTGAAGCAAGGCATGATGAACATGAACATCGGCATGACCAATTTGGAAATGCTACAGGCCACCAACCTAGTTGGTAAAAAAGTGCTAATGGATGTGAAAGGCGATCTTGATGTGGCCGAAGGTCAGAAAATCAATGGCCGCGTTCAGTTCGACAAGCCAGTTGATAGTGCCACTGTGGTGGTCTACGACGATAAAGGTAAAGAAGTCGACAAGATTAAGCTGGGTGCACAAGGTAAAGGCATGGCTGAATTTGAAATCGATGGCGATGACCTAGGTAAAGGCAGTTACTCATTCAAAGTGGTTGCTGAAAGCGGTGAGCAAGCATGGGAACAAAACATCATGATTGCGGCTGAGGTTGAATCGGTCAACATCCCTGCCGATGGCGGTGCGGTGTTATTAAGTCTTGCGGGCGTTGGCAAAATGTCGATGTTCGATATGCGTGAAATTACGGCGTAA
- a CDS encoding flagellar FliJ family protein translates to MRRVKMLQHWREQQQRQFDTIQQEYGQINSQHQAHQQRLELLESLSGEYCIEGGQQASALMLKGIGRFRYQLDNLTNLQRHELAMSAVELRTTNERLVQQHCQVRMGEKIIEKRQNQIALKQERQQQKILDELSANKFYRQRLT, encoded by the coding sequence ATGCGACGAGTGAAAATGCTGCAACATTGGCGGGAACAGCAACAGCGCCAATTTGATACCATTCAACAAGAATACGGTCAGATTAATAGCCAGCATCAAGCCCATCAACAGCGATTAGAATTACTTGAAAGCCTATCGGGTGAGTACTGTATTGAAGGTGGTCAGCAAGCATCGGCATTGATGCTAAAAGGGATCGGACGTTTTCGTTATCAGCTGGATAATTTAACTAATTTACAGCGTCATGAATTAGCGATGTCAGCCGTAGAATTGCGAACCACTAATGAACGCTTGGTACAGCAGCATTGCCAAGTGCGGATGGGGGAGAAGATCATCGAGAAACGTCAAAATCAGATCGCGCTAAAGCAAGAACGTCAGCAGCAAAAGATCCTTGATGAACTCTCTGCCAACAAATTTTATCGCCAGCGATTAACATAA
- the flgE gene encoding flagellar hook protein FlgE: MSISVGLSGLRATSEQMNSISHNIANVGTVGFKSSRTEFQDVYAPQFGGGEMNGVEVAQVRQSFTSGGTTSTGRNSDLAINGEGFFMVQNNGQQMFTRNGVFNLDTEGYMVSGDGHRLQGYGVTESGQIQTGTVTDLRVDTGDMAAKTTTKVQQGLNLDANAAIVTNSADDKFDPEDPSTFTSSVTSTVYDSLGSEHQVTQYYVKTSSNEWKVHYALDGDVLKGQTNTMGFDSDGKLATVNGAPAMDNSTTPPTMKIDTLPVDLVFSNGAAAQSVGMTLTDTTQYGSEFSINKNAPDGHAPGQIAGWYFEGDGTVYARYSNGQTKAQGQVLMARFPNQEGLQQAGGTRWTQSFASGAPLLGTPGTGQMGALRTGMYENSNVNLTNEMVSLMSAQSNYQANAKTIKVSQEMTQILFQNL; this comes from the coding sequence ATGTCAATCAGTGTTGGCCTAAGTGGCTTGCGAGCAACATCCGAGCAGATGAACTCAATTAGCCACAATATTGCGAACGTCGGTACCGTGGGTTTTAAATCATCACGTACTGAATTCCAAGATGTGTATGCACCCCAGTTTGGCGGCGGTGAAATGAACGGTGTTGAAGTCGCACAAGTACGTCAAAGCTTTACCTCTGGCGGTACCACCAGTACAGGTCGTAATAGTGACTTGGCAATTAATGGTGAAGGCTTCTTCATGGTGCAAAACAATGGCCAACAAATGTTTACCCGTAATGGTGTATTCAACCTAGATACCGAGGGTTACATGGTGTCGGGTGATGGTCACCGTTTACAAGGTTATGGCGTGACAGAGTCAGGTCAAATCCAAACGGGTACAGTGACTGATTTGCGCGTTGATACCGGTGACATGGCGGCGAAAACCACCACTAAAGTACAGCAAGGTCTTAACCTTGATGCCAACGCGGCCATCGTGACTAATTCAGCGGATGACAAATTCGATCCAGAAGACCCATCAACGTTTACCTCTAGCGTGACTTCTACGGTGTATGACTCATTAGGTAGTGAGCACCAAGTTACCCAGTACTATGTAAAAACCAGCAGTAATGAGTGGAAAGTGCATTACGCGCTAGATGGTGATGTGCTGAAAGGCCAAACCAATACCATGGGTTTTGATAGCGACGGTAAACTAGCCACAGTCAATGGCGCACCAGCGATGGACAATTCAACCACGCCGCCAACGATGAAAATCGACACCCTGCCAGTTGATCTTGTGTTCAGCAATGGCGCTGCGGCTCAATCTGTTGGTATGACGCTGACTGATACTACCCAGTACGGTAGCGAATTCTCGATTAATAAAAATGCACCAGACGGTCACGCACCGGGTCAAATTGCGGGTTGGTATTTTGAAGGTGACGGTACTGTGTACGCGCGTTATTCAAATGGCCAAACCAAGGCGCAAGGCCAAGTGTTGATGGCTCGCTTCCCTAACCAAGAAGGCTTGCAACAAGCAGGTGGCACACGCTGGACCCAAAGTTTTGCTTCTGGTGCTCCGCTACTTGGTACGCCGGGTACTGGTCAAATGGGCGCACTTCGTACCGGTATGTACGAGAACTCTAACGTTAACCTAACCAATGAAATGGTGTCGTTAATGTCAGCACAAAGTAACTACCAAGCGAATGCGAAGACCATCAAAGTATCGCAAGAGATGACTCAAATCCTATTCCAGAACTTATAA
- the flgG gene encoding flagellar basal-body rod protein FlgG, which yields MHPALWVSKTGLAAQDTQMQVISNNLANVNTVGFKQDRAVFEDLFYQMKKQPGSMVDQQNEAPGGLQLGNGVRTVGTQKLMKTGSYQNTQEATDMAIMGAGFFQVELSDGTTAYTRNGQFHRNSEGALVNAAGLPMIPNIEIPENATGMSVGTDGMVSIKVQGEPEQQEIGQITLANFTNPSGLEAMGGNLFRESGASGAPIEGVGGEDGIGAISQFTLEGSNVSVVEEMVNMITTQRAYEMNAKVVSSADQMLKFVSQSM from the coding sequence ATGCATCCAGCACTTTGGGTGAGTAAAACAGGTCTTGCAGCGCAAGATACCCAAATGCAGGTTATTTCCAATAACCTCGCAAACGTAAATACCGTTGGTTTTAAACAAGACCGCGCGGTATTTGAAGATTTGTTTTATCAAATGAAAAAGCAACCAGGTTCAATGGTTGATCAGCAAAATGAAGCGCCAGGTGGTTTGCAGTTGGGTAATGGTGTACGCACGGTTGGCACTCAAAAGCTGATGAAAACCGGTAGCTACCAAAATACCCAAGAAGCCACAGACATGGCGATCATGGGCGCAGGTTTCTTCCAAGTTGAATTGAGCGACGGTACCACGGCATATACCCGTAACGGTCAGTTTCACCGTAACTCGGAAGGCGCACTGGTTAACGCCGCTGGTCTACCTATGATCCCAAACATTGAGATCCCAGAAAACGCGACAGGCATGAGTGTTGGTACTGATGGCATGGTGTCGATCAAAGTGCAAGGCGAGCCTGAACAGCAAGAAATCGGTCAAATCACTTTAGCTAACTTCACTAACCCATCGGGCCTTGAAGCGATGGGCGGTAACTTATTCCGTGAGAGCGGTGCATCTGGTGCTCCAATTGAAGGCGTCGGCGGTGAAGACGGCATTGGTGCGATTAGCCAGTTTACGCTAGAAGGCTCTAACGTGAGTGTGGTTGAAGAAATGGTGAACATGATCACCACTCAACGAGCTTACGAAATGAACGCCAAAGTGGTCTCAAGTGCAGACCAAATGTTGAAGTTTGTTAGCCAATCAATGTAA